From Nitrospirota bacterium:
GTTACAATGGGAGAATTAAGCAGTAAAACACCGGAACAGGTACTTGACGTAATGGGCAGGGTATGCCCTTATCCATTGGTGCTGGCAAAGAAGGCTGTGGAGAAGATGTCAAGCGGACAGATATTGAAAATACTCTGTGACGCGCCTGCGTCAGCGGAAGATTCCCTTCCAAAATGGTGCGAAAAGCAGGGGCATAAGTTTGAAGCAGTAAAGGACGATGCAAAAGGTACCTGGGATATTTATATCCAGAAGGGTTAGGATTTTAGACGCAGAAAGGATGAGACAGATAAGTGTCTCATCCTTTTTTTTGAGATCCGGCCGTTGTGCCGCATAGCCTTTATTCGTTGAATTTTTTCACACCGCCGGCATTCCCCAAAATACAATAAAATAAAATATTTGGAAGTCTAATCCAACAGCAGTATAATCTTTGTATGTACAAGAAAATTCTCACCGCAGTGAATGAACACCTTAACTCGGAGGTTACTGCAAGGTATGCGATGAATCTTGCAAGGGTAAGCGGCGCAAGGCTTTATCTCTGCTTTGTCGCTGAGAAAGAAATGACGGCCCCTACAATTAACAGGGCAAAGGAGGCGGTGGAGCGGATATTTCTCGAGGCAGAAAAAATCGGCATAGAGATAGAGGCTATAACAGAGACAGGAGACCCTGTAAGGAAGATAGGCGAACTTGTAAGGGGCGAGGGCATAGATATTGTCTTTGCCTCAACAAGGAAGGAAGATATTGAACGGAGGTTTTTTACAGGCACTGTCGCAAGACGCCTTTCTCTGAGTCTTTCCTGTTCAATGGCTATCGTCAGGGTGGTGCACACAGGCAGGATACGTCCGGGAGAAATACTCGTACCTCTCAAGGCACGGATTGACCGTGTTGAAGAAAGGGCATATTTTACGGCAAAGATCGCGCAGGCATTCGGCTCAAAAGTTTTTATATTTCACTCTCCGGAAGCAGTATCAAAATTTTTTCATGGAGAAATTCATCTGACGCCGATTGAATGGGAAGAGAAACTTCCCAAAGACATATCAGATTTCATGGAGCATATGAGGAGATACAGGATTGCCCATGCGGGGAAGTCTGTTCCCGGAAGCATAGGCAGGATGATTACGATAGAGGCATTCTCTAAGAGGCATGACCTTATAATAATGGGCGCCAGCCAGAGGAGCATGCTGAGTTCTATATTAAGAGGAAATCCTGTTGAGGAAGTGCTGAGAAATACTCCCTGTGACCTTATAATTTTAAAGCCAAGACGTGAATAGAAGTATATTTTACGAGGGCGTTGCAAACTCTGTCATGCTGGCTTGTCCAGCATCTTTCTTTACGATTCCAAACAAGTCGGAAAGATTCCCGACAAGCGGGAATGACAGTGAATGCGCGATTATTTTTTTGACGCTGAGTATAAAAGACAAGATTGCCACGCCTTTGGCTCGCAATGACAGAACTAAAATAGTTTATGAAAATACATAATCTCACAAGAGAAGAAGTCTTACTCACACTTGTTACGTCAGAGAACGGGCTTTCAGAAGAGGAGGCAAAAAGGCGGCTTTCCGAGTTCGGCTTTAACGAGATAAAAGAGGCAAAGAAAAAACCTCTCTATATCAAATTCTTTAAACAGTTCACTCATTTTTTAGCGATACTCCTCTGGGCCGCAGCCTTTATGTCATTTTTGTCTGAATACTTCCATCCGGGCGAGGGCATGCTCACCCTCGGCATAGCAATAATAGCCGTCATATTCATTAATGCAGTGTTCACCTTTATTCAGGAATACCGCGCTGAAAAGGCGCTTGAAGAATTAAAAAAACTACTTCCATTTTATGTGAAGGTTTTAAGAGACGGGAAAGAAAAAGAAATCTATGCGCGTGATGTTGTCCACGGCGACGTCCTCCTGCTTTCAGAGGGCGATAAAGTCCCTGCGGACGCAAGGCTCATAGAGACTTCAGGGTTGAGAGTGAATAACGCTCCTCTTACGGGTGAGTCAGAGCCGATGCTGAGAAGGCATGAGGCATATGAGGGAGAGTTTATCGAGAGCCATAATATTGTCTTTGCAGGCACGGCAGTTGTGAGCGGTTCAGGAAGGGCGGTCTCATTTGCAACGGGAATGCAGACAGAGTTCGGGCGCATAGCGCATCTGACAGGCGCTGTAGAGGCAGGTCTCAGCCCTCTTCAAAAAGAAATTGTTAAGGCTACAAGAGTCATTGCCGTAATAGCTGCTGTGGTTGGAGTGTTCTTTTTTTTACTTGGGTTTTTAATGGGCAGGACTTTTTGGCACAACTTCATTTTCGCCATAGGAGTAATCGTAGCTCTTGTGCCGGAAGGAATGCTTCCTACTGTAACGCTCGCCCTTGCAATGGGAAGCCAGAGGATGGCGAAGAGAAAGGCATTAATCAGAACCCTGACTTCTGTTGAAACGCTCGGCTCTGTAACCGTGATATGCACAGATAAGACAGGCACGCTCACTCAGAATAAGATGGCTGCAACAAAGGTATGGACTATAGACGGGGAAGAAAAGACACGGGAGAGCTTGCTGAGAACAGCGTATCTCTGCAACAACGCACGTTTTATTGAAGGACAATACAGCGGCGATCCGACAGAAGCAGCATTGCTTAAGGCTGCAAGAGAGACAATAGGAGATTTTAAAGGCGAACGCATAGCGGAGATACCTTTTGACTCCGAGAGGAAGATGATGACTACTCTAAATATAGTTGAAGGCAGGATGTTTGCTTTTTCAAAGGGCGCGATGGAAAGTGTCCTTCCCTTATGCAGCCATCTGCTGATTGATGGAAAAGAGGCCCTGATGGATGAAACGATAAGGAGAAGAATCAACGATGAATATCATTCCATGATGGATAGGGGGCTGAGGGTGCTTGCCTTTGCATACAAAGAGATTAAGGAAAATTCAAAATTTAAAATTCAAAATTTAAAACTGGAAAGTGAAAAGTTAGAGAACCCCGAACTCGAAAGTGATATGGTCTTTGCCGGATTAGCAGGGCTTGAAGACCCTCCAAGGCCGGAGGTGCCGGAGGCAATCAGAAAATGTCATGAAGCAGGGATAAAGGTAATAATGATTACAGGAGACGCAAGCAGGACTGCGGTTGCAATCGCAAAAGAGATAGAACTTGTTAGAGGGAATCCCGTTGTTATTGAAGGGCCTGAGTTTATCCTGATGAGTGATAAGGAATTGAGGGAGAAACTTTCAGGAAAAGAGGTTATATTTGCACGGATGACGCCCAAGCACAAGATGAGGGTTGTATCAGTATTACAGGAAGAAGGCGAGGTTGTAGCTGTGACAGGTGACGGCGTTAATGATGCGCCGGCGCTTAAAAAAGCTGATATTGGAATAGCGATGGGAATCTCCGGCACTGACGTTGCAAAGGAGGCGTCTGATATGGTTCTGCTTGATGACAATTTTGCAACCATCGTGAATGCTGTTG
This genomic window contains:
- a CDS encoding sulfurtransferase TusA family protein — translated: MGELSSKTPEQVLDVMGRVCPYPLVLAKKAVEKMSSGQILKILCDAPASAEDSLPKWCEKQGHKFEAVKDDAKGTWDIYIQKG
- a CDS encoding universal stress protein gives rise to the protein MYKKILTAVNEHLNSEVTARYAMNLARVSGARLYLCFVAEKEMTAPTINRAKEAVERIFLEAEKIGIEIEAITETGDPVRKIGELVRGEGIDIVFASTRKEDIERRFFTGTVARRLSLSLSCSMAIVRVVHTGRIRPGEILVPLKARIDRVEERAYFTAKIAQAFGSKVFIFHSPEAVSKFFHGEIHLTPIEWEEKLPKDISDFMEHMRRYRIAHAGKSVPGSIGRMITIEAFSKRHDLIIMGASQRSMLSSILRGNPVEEVLRNTPCDLIILKPRRE
- a CDS encoding cation-transporting P-type ATPase — protein: MKIHNLTREEVLLTLVTSENGLSEEEAKRRLSEFGFNEIKEAKKKPLYIKFFKQFTHFLAILLWAAAFMSFLSEYFHPGEGMLTLGIAIIAVIFINAVFTFIQEYRAEKALEELKKLLPFYVKVLRDGKEKEIYARDVVHGDVLLLSEGDKVPADARLIETSGLRVNNAPLTGESEPMLRRHEAYEGEFIESHNIVFAGTAVVSGSGRAVSFATGMQTEFGRIAHLTGAVEAGLSPLQKEIVKATRVIAVIAAVVGVFFFLLGFLMGRTFWHNFIFAIGVIVALVPEGMLPTVTLALAMGSQRMAKRKALIRTLTSVETLGSVTVICTDKTGTLTQNKMAATKVWTIDGEEKTRESLLRTAYLCNNARFIEGQYSGDPTEAALLKAARETIGDFKGERIAEIPFDSERKMMTTLNIVEGRMFAFSKGAMESVLPLCSHLLIDGKEALMDETIRRRINDEYHSMMDRGLRVLAFAYKEIKENSKFKIQNLKLESEKLENPELESDMVFAGLAGLEDPPRPEVPEAIRKCHEAGIKVIMITGDASRTAVAIAKEIELVRGNPVVIEGPEFILMSDKELREKLSGKEVIFARMTPKHKMRVVSVLQEEGEVVAVTGDGVNDAPALKKADIGIAMGISGTDVAKEASDMVLLDDNFATIVNAVEEGRTVYGNVRKFITYFFTSNVAELVPYIVYMLFRVPLPLTIMQILAVDLGTDLLPGLALGAEKPTKEIMKQKPRSPKDSLLNARVLRLAFLFLGPIEAVAGLFGFFYVLKLSGWQGEMLPANNMLYMQATTACLTGIVVAQIANVFACRSSSESVFSIGFFSNKLIFAGIAFEIALQIFIVYHPLGNKIFATSPVAAQMWLILIPFAVLLFAAEELRKFMARYRLR